In Fusarium oxysporum Fo47 chromosome XII, complete sequence, one DNA window encodes the following:
- a CDS encoding 6-phosphogluconate dehydrogenase, which translates to MSERQIAKYYEQIGMVGMGSMGSMMSLLFAEKGCKVYYYDISEYNMKAAEKMVKNVNEETRVFRQHSYQQLCEEIYSENHPRIIIFSIPHGNPGDECVKALRPYMTKGDIILDCSNEFYGNTERRQADLAKDGMFYVGCGVSGGYQSARAGPSMSPGGDPQALEIIMPLLRRVAAKDHDGIPCTCPIGPGGSGHYVKMIHNGIEQGMMSVISEVWYILTKGLQLSYEEAAGVFEQWNQTKELYNTFLIYIAVDINRIKDEEGRYVLGRVQDKVVQDVDNTEGTGTWSCEEAVRLHVPAANIVSAHLFRCTSAELDQRAADAEASGRRQSSAMKVPSRDEFIEDLRKATYFCLLLCFTQGLQIIREMDQQREWHINYQDLLHVWSAGSIIQAGGIMDLLHKRCIITALESDMVIPAMSQSLEYYKYSTSVDLPTQLTEAELDYFGNHKFDLKEDHRGEPSKGKHHFEWKPAKGESDKSRL; encoded by the exons ATGTCAGAAAGACAAATAGCAAAG TATTATGAGCAGATCGGTATGGTGGGAATGGGCAGCATGGGCTCCATGATGTCCCTTCTCTTTGCCGAAAAAGGCTGCAAAGTCTACTACTACGACATTA GTGAATACAATATGAAAGCAGCTGAGAAAATGGTCAAGAACGTCAACGAAGAAACTCGAGTCTTTCGACAACACAGCTATCAACAACTCTGCGAAGAGATCTACTCCGAGAACCACCCacgcatcatcatcttcagtaTTCCTCATGGAAATCCCGGCGATGAATGTGTCAAGGCTCTGCGGCCGTATATGACGAAGGGGGATATCATTCTCGATTGTTCAAACGAGTTCTATGGCAACACGGAACGACGACAAGCGGATCTTGCAAAAGATGGCATGTTTTATGTCGGATGTGGCGTCTCAGGCGGTTATCAGAGCGCACGAGCCGGTCCGTCAATGTCACCAGGCGGCGACCCCCAAGCCCTCGAAATCATCATGCCCCTTCTCAGGAGAGTCGCAGCAAAAGATCACGATGGTATACCATGTACCTGCCCAATTGGTCCAGGCGGTTCAGGCCATTATGTCAAGATGATCCACAACGGAATCGAACAAGGCATGATGTCAGTTATCTCCGAAGTTTGGTACATCCTCACCAAGGGTCTTCAGCTCAGCTATGAGGAAGCAGCTGGCGTTTTTGAGCAGTGGAACCAAACAAAAGAATTGTATAATACGTTTCTGATCTATATAGCCGTTGATATCAACAGgatcaaggatgaggagggacGATATGTTCTGGGGAGGGTTCAGGATAAGGTGGTGCAGGATGTTGATAACACTGAAGGGACGGGGACATGGTCTTGCGAAGAGGCGGTGAGACTTCACGTCCCTGCCGCGAATATTGTCAGTGCGCATTTGTTCAGGTGTACTTCTGCGGAATTGGATCAGCGcgctgctgatgctgaggccTCTGGACGTCGGCAGTCCTCAGCGATGAAAGTCCCTTCGAGAGATGAGTTTATCGAAGATCTCCGAAAGGCGACATACTTCTGTCTATTGCTGTGCTTCACGCAGGGTCTGCAGATCATTCGTGAAATGGATCAGCAGCGCGAATGGCACATCAACTACCAAGACCTACTACACGTCTGGAGCGCCGGGTCAATCATTCAAGCAGGAGGTATCATGGACCTTCTTCACAAA CGATGCATCATCACAGCGTTGGAGTCCGACATGGTCATCCCCGCCATGAGCCAAAGTCTAGAATACTACAAGTATTCAACTTCTGTGGATCTGCCCACTCAATTGACAGAAGCAGAACTGGATTACTTTGGCAATCACAAGTTCGATCTGAAGGAGGACCATAGAGGTGAACCAAGCAAGGGAAAACACCACTTCGAATGGAAGCCAGCGAAAGGCGAATCCGACAAGTCGCGGCTTTGA
- a CDS encoding major facilitator superfamily domain-containing protein yields the protein MEKVETSHSDHNDRRESHTSSHSDEESSISSSSHHNHQNDDISRTYSLGDTEWQSIRAPNTGMSMTRTVSRRESVLSRIRSRPIPQFTHPLAHVKTTEDQLVDFDGPDDPYRPMNWPNKKKILTTMLYGLVTMSATWASSSYSSGTAQVAAHFHVGTQVATLGTTLFLVGFGIGPLLWAPLSEVYGRRQAVLIPMFIAICFSFGSAVAKDFQTLMITRFFCAFFASAPVTNTGGVLGDLFLPSERGIAMAGYAMAVVGGPVLGPIVSAAVVQDPSLGWRWTEYLTGIVQIIFLTLAVIFVDESYPPKLLIYKARRLRHETGNWALHAKFEEWDVSIQELARKFLVRPVQLLMTPICFLVALYASFCYGILYMQLGAIPIIFREIRGWGILVSSLPFICILLGAILGCGANVYNQLLYNKAYHAAGNRAVPEKRLPPMMIGSVIFSGGQFLIGWTAEKDIHWVVPCIGLVLLGTGFFTIFQAALNYLVDTFTMYAASAVAANTFLRSCFAAAFPLVVGPLYHNIGVGPGSSITGGFAALLIPVPFVFYIYGKRIRARSKWSKASVYD from the exons ATGGAGAAAGTCGAAACTTCACATTCAGATCACAACGATCGTCGAGAATCTCACACTTCATCCCATAGCGACGAAGAATCATCCATATCGTCTTCTTCACACCACAACCATCAAAATGACGACATTTCGCGGACGTACTCCCTCGGCGACACAGAATGGCAGAGCATTCGTGCGCCAAACACGGGAATGAGCATGACGAGAACTGTTTCGCGGCGAGAATCTGTTTTATCGAGGATTCGATCACGGCCTATCCCACAGTTTACGCATCCTCTTGCGCATGTCAAAACTACAGAGGATCAGCTCGTTGATTTCGACGGGCCTGATGATCCGTACAGACCGATGAACTGGCctaacaagaagaagatcctgACAACGATGCTTTACGGGTTAGTTACAATGTCAGCGACCTGGGCGTCTTCATCGTATTCATCTGGTACGGCACAAGTAGCGGCGCATTTCCATGTCGGAACACAAGTCGCTACTCTCGGCACAACACTCTTCCTCGTGGGCTTTGGAATAGGGCCTTTGCTCTGGGCGCCGTTGAGTGAAGTCTACGGACGACGACAAGCGGTGCTTATTCCAATGTTTATAGCGATATGCTTCAGTTTCGGAAGCGCAGTCGCAAAAGACTTTCAGACGTTGATGATCACGCGGTTCTTTTGTGCGTTCTTCGCTTCGGCGCCTGTAACGAATACAGGTGGTGTTTTGGGGGATTTGTTTCTACCGTCGGAGAGGGGAATTGCTATGGCGGGGTATGCCATGGCTGTTGTTGGAGGTCCTGTTCTGG GTCCCATTGTTTCAGCTGCTGTTGTGCAGGACCCGAGTTTGGGCTGGAGGTGGACTGAGTATCTTACTGGTATTGTTCAGATCATCTTTTTGACGTTGGCGGTTATTTTTGTGGATGAGAGTTATCCACCGAAACTTCTTATCTACAAGGCTCGACGTCTCCGTCACGAAACAGGCAATTGGGCCCTTCACGCAAAATTCGAAGAATGGGATGTGAGTATCCAAGAACTCGCACGAAAGTTCTTAGTCAGACCTGTTCAACTCCTCATGACACCTATTTGTTTCCTCGTCGCTCTATACGCCAGTTTCTGCTACGGTATTCTCTACATGCAACTTGGCGCTATTCCCATTATCTTCAGAGAGATCAGAGGTTGGGGCATTCTTGTATCTTCCCTTCCATTCATCTGCATTCTCCTCGGAGCCATTCTTGGATGCGGAGCGAATGTTTACAACCAGCTCCTCTACAACAAAGCCTACCACGCAGCTGGAAACCGCGCTGTCCCCGAAAAGCGTCTTCCTCCCATGATGATCGGCTCTGTAATCTTTAGCGGTGGTCAATTCCTCATCGGATGGACTGCAGAAAAGGACATTCACTGGGTCGTTCCCTGCATTGGTCTTGTCTTACTAGGAACAGGCTTCTTTACCATCTTCCAAGCTGCGCTGAACTATCTGGTCGATACATTTACTATGTACGCGGCTTCGGCTGTTGCGGCTAACACGTTTCTTCGATCTTGTTTCGCAGCTGCTTTTCCGTTGGTGGTTGGACCATTGTATCATAATATTGGCGTTGGACCTGGGTCTAGTATCACCGGTGGTTTTGCAGCGTTGTTGATCCCTGTTCCGTTTGTGTTTTATATCTACGGTAAGAGAATCAGGGCTAGATCGAAGTGGTCGAAGGCTTCGGTGTATGACTAA
- a CDS encoding P-loop containing nucleoside triphosphate hydrolase protein, with the protein MPSILQVSNILHYSCSAVAVVFVSVVTILNAARTTVKTTPRNYDRVAIGILILGYLAEGIATFVQESQQSKEPETIHLVVLLSVWAFLWSQRTAQRLLVLGTSLITLAFEIPLQIFSAINGQNDIYHIVQLASQTFRLLPLLFLMIYHLSTSGRYYTPDSEAEESQPFLQSNGHANGRACPSYGTETSSDTEVDDDEYISGSESDEDVIDIKRQRAKKLKEKGGWLGYLSDFSIFLPFLIPKKDRKVQLCILISLFCILATRVFNILVPRQLGIVADQLLAKQNPFHALFIWLIMSLASHDVVVGLIESLAKIPIKQFSYRSLTNAAFNHVLSLPMEFHSERDSAEVMKAIEQGEALTNVLDMLIIEILPTVVDLAIAFVFLYWKFNSYVALAMAIGSVLFVTFEVKATGWNLDNRRESTKSKREEVRVMHQAVQGWQTVTYFNMFNYEKYRFGSAVNKQLSAGLNYEKRDAYIQGLLNALIPCTFFTLASLVIYDVWQGGSSPGDFVFFIQYWEYLVWPLKFLSHSYRQLMSDLVDAERLLYLLQTKPTITDKEGARDLEKVEGRVAFHDVCFSYDPRKPTVQDLSLSVEPGQTVALVGETGAGKSSIMKLLLRFYDIDEGSITIDGYDIRDITLSSLRNALGVVPQDPLLFNASILENMRYARPSATDEEIYAACRSAAIHDKILSFVDGYNTKVGEQGVKLSGGEIQRLAIARVFLKNPPILILDEATSAVDTNTESSIQGALDELKRARSTFVIAHRISTIVSADKILVIHNGQVVESGTHAELISIDGRYKELWNKQVGNK; encoded by the coding sequence ATGCCGTCAATTCTTCAGGTCTCGAATATCCTTCACTACAGCTGCTCTGCAGTAGCTGTAGTTTTCGTTTCCGTTGTTACTATCCTCAACGCTGCTCGTACCACTGTGAAAACAACCCCCCGGAATTATGATCGTGTTGCTATTGGGATTTTGATCCTGGGGTATTTGGCTGAAGGTATAGCGACGTTTGTGCAGGAGAGTCAGCAGAGTAAAGAGCCTGAGACGATACACCTTGTCGTGCTCCTATCGGTATGGGCGTTTCTCTGGAGTCAGCGAACTGCACAGCGGTTATTGGTTCTCGGAACATCGCTTATTACCCTTGCATTCGAGATTCCGTTGCAAATATTCTCCGCTATCAACGGCCAGAATGATATCTATCATATTGTGCAACTCGCCTCTCAAACATTCAGACTCCTacctcttcttttcctcaTGATCTACCATCTCTCAACCAGTGGCAGATACTACACCCCCGATTCAGAAGCAGAGGAATCGCAGCCCTTCCTCCAATCAAACGGCCATGCAAACGGCAGAGCATGCCCAAGCTACGGTACTGAGACATCGTCAGACACAGAGgtcgatgacgatgagtACATCTCAGGCAGCGAATCAGACGAAGATGTAATCGACATCAAACGCCAACGCGCAAAGAaactcaaggagaagggtgGCTGGCTGGGCTACCTCTCTGACTTTtccatcttcctcccctTCTTGATCCCCAAGAAAGACCGCAAAGTCCAACTCTGCATTTTAATCTCCCTATTCTGTATCCTGGCTACTCGAGTCTTCAACATCCTGGTTCCTCGTCAACTAGGCATCGTGGCCGATCAACTCCTCGCCAAGCAAAATCCATTCCACGCTCTTTTCATCTGGCTTATCATGAGCCTTGCTTCTCACGACGTTGTCGTCGGACTTATTGAGTCACTGGCCAAAATCCCGATTAAGCAGTTCTCATACCGATCTCTCACGAACGCAGCGTTTAACCACGTTCTATCGCTGCCTATGGAGTTTCATTCTGAGCGTGACTCGGCGGAGGTTATGAAGGCTATTGAACAGGGTGAAGCATTGACGAATGTCCTTGACATGCTTATCATCGAGATTCTCCCCACTGTCGTTGATTTGGCTATCGCTTTTGTATTTCTGTACTGGAAGTTCAATAGCTACGTGGCTTTGGCAATGGCCATTGGCTCAGTCCTCTTCGTCACGTTTGAAGTCAAAGCCACAGGATGGAACCTCGATAACCGACGAGAATCGACAAAGTcgaagagagaagaagttcgTGTGATGCACCAAGCTGTTCAGGGCTGGCAGACCGTTACATACTTCAATATGTTCAACTACGAGAAGTATCGCTTCGGATCTGCTGTCAATAAGCAATTATCTGCTGGTCTGAACTACGAGAAGAGGGATGCCTATATCCAGGGGCTACTTAACGCTCTTATCCCATGCACGTTCTTCACACTGGCGAGCCTTGTTATTTACGATGTCTGGCAGGGTGGATCATCGCCCGGTGATtttgtcttcttcattcAGTACTGGGAGTACTTGGTCTGGCCATTGAAGTTCTTGTCTCATAGTTACAGACAACTCATGTCAGACTTAGTTGATGCTGAGCGCCTGCTCTATCTGCTGCAGACAAAGCCCACTATCACTGACAAGGAGGGTGCTAGGGATCTGGAGAAGGTCGAGGGACGTGTTGCGTTCCATGATGTTTGTTTCTCTTATGATCCTCGGAAACCAACAGTCCAGGACTTGTCGCTGTCAGTTGAGCCTGGACAAACTGTTGCATTGGTTGGAGAGACAGGCGCTGGCAAGTCTTCCATCATGAAGCTTCTCCTTCGTTTCTACGATATTGATGAGGGATCTATAACCATTGATGGTTATGATATCCGGGATATCACTCTCAGCTCACTGAGAAATGCTCTCGGCGTAGTACCTCAAGATCCACTTCTCTTCAACGCATCGATCCTTGAGAACATGCGCTACGCCCGACCTTCTGCGACAGACGAGGAGATCTACGCTGCTTGTCGCTCTGCAGCTATCCACGACAAAATTCTCAGCTTCGTCGATGGATATAACACGAAGGTTGGAGAGCAGGGGGTCAAGCTATCAGGAGGGGAGATTCAGAGACTAGCAATCGCTCGAGTGTTCCTCAAGAATCCACCAATCTTGATTCTCGATGAGGCAACGAGTGCAGTTGACACGAATACGGAGTCAAGTATTCAGGGTGCTTTGGATGAGTTGAAACGTGCGAGGTCGACATTCGTTATTGCGCATCGAATATCTACTATTGTCAGCGCGGACAAGATCTTGGTTATCCACAATGGACAGGTTGTTGAGTCAGGAACACACGCGGAATTGATCTCAATAGACGGAAGGTACAAGGAGTTATGGAACAAACAGGTTGGAAACAAATAG
- a CDS encoding dihydrofolate reductase-like domain-containing protein encodes MPRLRYNVAASLDGYIASPDGSTTWIIEDPTIDFPALYAEFDYFIMGRKTYQVMQSFGADNPLSKHPNESVIVASRTMNQHHFPDVTVIQQNVLDYIRRLKTNDGKDIWLMGGGQLASQCLQAQLVDTVEIAVMPTLLGTGINLISSIPQNIKLHLSSSTSLGSGILMTQYKVIQNQ; translated from the coding sequence ATGCCGCGCCTTCGCTATAACGTTGCAGCAAGTCTCGACGGGTATATCGCATCACCAGATGGTTCAACAACCTGGATCATCGAGGATCCCACGATAGACTTCCCCGCGCTGTATGCCGAATTCGACTATTTCATCATGGGCCGCAAGACATACCAAGTCATGCAATCTTTCGGCGCTGACAATCCACTATCAAAGCACCCCAACGAATCAGTCATAGTAGCCAGTCGAACCATGAACCAGCACCATTTTCCCGATGTTACAGTCATACAACAAAACGTGCTTGATTACATCAGACGCCTGAAAACGAATGACGGGAAGGATATCTGGCTTATGGGTGGTGGTCAGCTCGCATCCCAATGTCTGCAAGCTCAGCTAGTGGATACTGTCGAAATCGCCGTGATGCCCACGCTTCTTGGCACCGGAATAAACCTCATCTCGTCCATCCCGCAAAACATCAAACTTCACCTATCAAGCAGCACGAGCCTCGGCAGCGGGATCCTTATGACTCAATACAAAGTCATACAAAACCAATAA
- a CDS encoding concanavalin A-like lectin/glucanase domain-containing protein — MYVQFHLETTEASLILADYPNAWNKKSPKNGFICLKVDNSTPSFSATWNWPKDIQDVHSFPYVRFNNPNLPVRLSDLESIRLSTDWIYTPGSPSKIPDEFSNEVWAKNKAELEGEGVQANAAWDFFLDDDRNRTLYPQVAAVEFMVWLGRVGDPWWLGRQNDSILSNVTLGETEFSLFYGRNSGGTHVFTAVTKDNSDVLSFDEDFYPLFQYILEQAHKQIDADDLPKDPWLGIIEFGTETWMSRGNATFTAANFGMSLKGNFTSERNSTKGDDNKDKVDKDKGDEKGDDKGSGDNSTDSKGDEEDDAVRLMSQSVLGCSSKDISLVSTAYRGIKTPESRLRRAIHALPFLLISAVMSRAFAMAKPIGPIIEESVKTSVFTAQDVNVPIIKKFYGVPVLDDVFAVVTVAFAHLQFFTNEEAYWQLLVFLTDFVGMYAVVMIEGYRPGNTFPVIKYPVVFLFLSQMFGIGFLAPIFFFLFYIFTPAYKLTTPSLYRPGAAPCLALLPTVVLGYYVTHFPSFFHSSLEARNWWNWIWQLFPIWGSIIMLVLSKIISQPKEQTPRKWKQELNAIRLAIGVISIISTITWWYTILNMDSSVFEVFIPQHFLKTAQEPILGLRTVIQFDYICCYSAGFLWLAYHFKDLENVGVCSISWIRAGCASVVLGCLLGPGTMFPLIWLLREELLVATQPDVKKSEN, encoded by the exons ATGTACGTTCAATTTCACCTTGAGACTACGGAAGCATCGCTGATACTTGCAGATTACCCGAACGCATGGAACAAAAAGAGTCCCAAGAACGGATTTATATGCCTCAAAGTCGACAACAGCACGCCTTCATTCTCCGCAACGTGGAACTGGCCCAAGGACATCCAAGACGTACACTCCTTTCCCTACGTGCGCTTCAACAACCCGAATCTCCCCGTCCGTCTCAGCGATTTAGAATCAATCCGCTTATCAACAGATTGGATCTACACACCGGGCAGTCCGTCAAAAATACCGGATGAATTTAGTAATGAGGTTTGGGCGAAGAATAAAGCAGAGTTGGAGGGGGAGGGCGTTCAGGCGAATGCGGCGTGGGATTTCTTTCTGGATGATGATAGGAATAGAACGCTGTATCCGCAGGTTGCGGCGGTGGAGTTTATGGTTTGGTTGGGGAGGGTGGGGGATCCGTGGTGGCTTGGACGGCAGAATGATAGTATCCTGTCGAATGTTACGCTAGGGGAGACAGAGTT TTCACTATTCTATGGCCGAAATTCAGGAGGAACGCACGTCTTTACAGCTGTGACGAAAGATAACAGCGACGTATTGTCCTTTGACGAGGATTTCTACCCGTTATTTCAGTACATCCTCGAACAAGCCCATAAACAAATCGACGCAGATGATTTACCAAAAGATCCATGGCTAGGTATCATTGAGTTTGGAACAGAGACGTGGATGTCAAGGGGAAACGCTACATTTACAGCTGCGAATTTTGGGATGAGTTTGAAAGGGAACTTTACGAGTGAGAGGAATTCTACGAAGGGAGATGATAATAAGGACAAGGTTGATAAAGATAAAGGGGATGAGAAGGGAGATGATAAAGGTAGTGGGGATAACTCGACGGATTCTAagggtgatgaggaggatgatgcggtgaggttgatgagtCAATCGGTGTTGGG GTGTTCCTCCAAGGATATCTCTTTAGTATCTACAGCCTACAGGGGAATCAA AA CCCCCGAAAGCCGCCTCAGGCGTGCCATCCACGCGCTTcccttcctcctcatctcaGCTGTCATGTCCCGTGCCTTCGCAATGGCGAAGCCAATCGGTCCTATAATCGAAGAATCTGTCAAAACCTCCGTCTTTACAGCACAAGACGTGAACGTGCCTATCATCAAGAAATTTTATGGCGTACctgttcttgatgatgttttCGCTGTTGTTACAGTTGCCTTTGCGCATTTGCAGTTCTTTACGAATGAGGAAGCGTATTGGCAgcttttggtgttcttgACGGACTTTGTGGGGATGTATGCTGTTGTGATGATCGAGGGATATAGACCGGGGAATACGTTTCCTGTTATCAAATA CCCTGTTGTATTTCTGTTTCTGTCCCAGATGTTTGGCATAGGCTTTCTTgcaccaatcttcttcttcttgttctacATCTTCACGCCTGCTTACAAACTTACAACACCGAGTCTGTATCGTCCTGGTGCAGCGCCTTGCCTGGCCCTTTTGCCTACGGTTGTGCTGGGATATTATGTCACGCACTTTCCATCATTCTTTCACTCTTCTCTTGAGGCGAGGAATTGGTGGAATTGGATTTGGCAGCTGTTTCCTATCTGGGGGTCCATCATCATGCTTGTGCTATCGAAGATCATTTCTCAGCCAAAAGAGCAGACACCAAGGAAATGGAAGCAAGAGCTTAATGCAATTCGACTCGCGATTGGGGTTATCAGTATCATAAGCACGATAACATGGTGGTATACCATTCTCAACATGGACTCCAGCGTCTTCGAGGTCTTTATTCCTCAGCACTTTCTCAAGACGGCGCAAGAGCCAATCCTCGGACTCCGAACTGTCATTCAATTCGATTACATCTGCTGTTACTCAGCTGGCTTTCTGTGGTTGGCGTATCACTTCAAGGACCTTGAGAATGTTGGGGTCTGCAGTATTTCATGGATCCGAGCTGGCTGCGCTTCTGTTGTGCTGGGATGTTTACTTGGACCGGGAACTATGTTTCCTCTTATTTGGCTTTTGAGAGAGGAGTTATTGGTCGCGACACAGCCTGATGTGAAGAAATCTGAGAATTAG
- a CDS encoding uncharacterized protein (expressed protein): MARSMLTRQQPRLARPQLLATAYPEAEHRDAEMLLLADAKYDGRKSNNRWITYGITPQSKLIYTSAHRNVTQGLVIILQFKHKTAMGNASSKDSTLTPHISQETAAKGIPHNLSASFTKRVSLTLQCILADPASKRDFAIHVPPNGSYDVIIYDGPDATSPVLAAAKGNPKWKHDFRINLPGLLEGDDTREELLRCTTINKLKEGYWFAMQLEGHLERFEWRLTRTKQVQGQEASGWGWKLVRVGLKIEPHDDGEEIVAIFRTHKSLGLKKIGDLAFTGSGITADFGRQWEIMVLTTWACIWSQHI, from the exons ATGGCAAGGTCGATGTTGACTAGACAGCAGCCACGTTTGGCACGGCCACAGCTACTAGCCACGGCTTACCCTGAAGCTGAACACCGAGATGCAGAAATG TTGTTACTTGCTGATGCGAAATACGACGGGCGCAAGAGCAACAACAGATGGATAACATACGGAATCACTCCTCAGAGTAAACTTATCTATACCTCGGCCCACCGGAATGTCACACAGGGCCTGGTCATTATCCTGCAATTCAAGCATAAAACAGCCATGGGTAACGCTTCATCGAAAGATTCAACGCTCACTCCCCATATCTCACAAGAGACAGCGGCCAAGGGCATCCCTCACAACCTCTCAGCCTCATTCACAAAGCGCGTATCGCTCACGCTTCAATGTATCTTGGCTGATCCAGCGTCTAAACGCGATTTCGCAATTCACGTCCCACCAAACGGGTCCTACGACGTCATTATTTACGACGGTCCAGACGCAACAAGTCCCGTCCTCGCGGCCGCCAAAGGAAACCCAAAATGGAAGCATGACTTTCGCATTAATCTCCCTGGACTATTAGAAGGCGACGATACGCGTGAGGAATTACTGCGGTGTAcaactataaataaattgAAGGAAGGATATTGGTTCGCCATGCAACTTGAGGGCCATCTGGAGCGATTTGAATGGCGTTTGACGCGTACGAAACAAGTTCAGGGACAAGAAGCATCAGGCTGGGGATGGAAATTGGTAAGAGTCGGATTGAAGATTGAGCCTCACGACGATGGAGAAGAAATCGTTGCTATTTTTAGAACTCACAAGTCGTTAGGACTGAAGAAGATTGGTGATTTGGCATTTACAGGAAGTGGAATAACTGCAGACTTCGGACGACAGTGGGAAATCATGGTGTTGACGACTTGGGCTTGCATTTGGTCCCAGCATATCTAG